Genomic DNA from Molothrus aeneus isolate 106 chromosome Z, BPBGC_Maene_1.0, whole genome shotgun sequence:
agagagagaaaggcAGATCATATTCTAGGGAATTATTTGCAGAATTGATGGAAATGAGTGAGATAGTTACCTACAACATTTCAGAATTTGAGAGATTTCATCCTCTataaaacacatggaaaatCGAAGTTTTGCACACACAGTAGCAAAAAGACTCCTCCCCCTTATGCTTATCAAGTGGGAGTAATTTCTTTTTGGGGCTGCAAACTGAGCACCTTCCACAGTCCTGAACTCTTTTCAAATAATCAAAGTTATATAAAAAAGATAAAGCCATTTGTGCTGCCCATTTCACTGATGTCCTGGCAAAGCAGTTCTATAAATGTCAAGGAGTCAAACTGTACGTTATGCTTGGGATCTAGAAGAGGACAAGCCTAGAAAATTTGCCTGTGGCTTTCTGGATGCAATATTCCAATAAAAATTAGTTCTGGTCTCATGTAACATTGGGCAATGTGAGCACTGCCACCCAGTGCTGGTTGGTGAGAAGCACAACAGAGAAACCAGGAAACCTATTTTCACTGCTCCACTCAAAAACATAAAGGAAAAGATAGCAAAAGTAGTAAGGAGAAAGACTGAGTTCCCACTACAATAACAGCAAAAAACATGAAGATGTGTTGAGTGCACAGGACGTAAAATCTGTAGTTACAAACTCaagaaatgtgcttttcttgAAGATGTTCCACTAGGCTTACGATGAAGCTGAAAAATGTTATGTTTAaagacacagcaaaaaaaaaaaatagcacacAGTGAATCTGAATTTGGGTTAATTTGACCTTATCTCCCATTTTTAAAGTGGAAGAAATTTGCTTCACACAAAGTAGCAAGGATCACATGGGTCATTCTATCAAGAAACTGCAATACACAGGTAGCCATGTAATGGGATATAGTCCACAGAATATCCACTCTGTTTATAACACAGATCAGAAATAAAGGAGGCAGATCTGTTTTCAGTGGCAGGGAATTTATTCTGTGGAAATTCTCCAGTAGATGCCTCTAGGAGAGACAAACCCACCCAAAAGAGCCCAGTTCATAGGAATCCACCTACaggatttttatttgtgtttccTTTGACCATTAAGATTTGTTCAGGCAGCCAAAGAGCAAACTACAATTCCTGAAAGCACCCAACAAGCAAGCCTGGCCTGTCCCACTGTAGCAACATCCCTCTTGTATCCAAAAACCTACCTCAGATGATTTCACCAGTGCCTCATGTGTCAGGGATTGGTCCAACCCCCTGGCAACAAGCTTAGCCTGCAAACAGGAGAGAGCACAAAATGCAACAAGGAGAAAGATTTCACCATTTCCTTCTGTTTAAATCTAAACAGGCAGGGAAGAACACAGGTTGTCCACAGCAGAAATGTGTGCTATTGGAGCCACAGCTATAGCTGGCGTACAAAATGAGGTGCTGCTAAAATTTGTATTAAGAATAACAAGTCTTTCCAGAAAAGCAGTGGGAGAAGTGCACACGGCAAGGCTAAAGAAAGGCTTCTCAGGAAAATGTCAGCTGTAATACAACACTTTCCATCCTGTGCTTGTCAAGGTATCAGGTATGGCTTGACTTTAGCCATAAAGTAACCTGCCAGAGTTTCTCAGGGAATGAGGAGACAGCACTGTACTGATCACAGGATGCACTGAGGAGAGATCAGCAGGGACAACTGAACTATATTCACATGCTGTCCTGTTAGCTCAAGAGTCCCCAGTACTGGAGTTCAGGAAGCTTATGGAATGTCTCTGTAACTACAAATTTGGGCTCAACCAACCACGGCTGTGTCATCCCATCACAGTGTCGTGTAAGAAAACTCCTTCCACCTACCTCAGCATCACAAATCCTTATCTTCAGATCCTTAGATTTATCTTCCAGGAACTTCAAATTCTTGGATTGAGTCTCAGCTTTGGCCTGTTGTATTCCCTGAgatttcttcagttcttcaaCATCCCTtaaaaaataacacagaaggaaaaagctgttACATTCAAAGATGTATCAGTATACAAATACTGTTACTTACCTACGCTCAAGCTAAACTCTGCAATACAACAAacacaagaaagaagaaaactgagaaaaccCTGTATTTCCCTGTGAGATTTTCCAATGGAAATATATACAGCTGTTACCTCCAGAACCCCACAGACCAGGGAAAATAGAGGCAAAGAAGAAAGCCATATGCCTAAAAGCAAAAGGTAATAATCTTGTGCATAATTCTCTAACTCACTTAGAGACCTGTTACACTAAAGCTAAACCTCAGATCAAGGGGAGGCAAACCTGCAGAAATCACACAGGAATCTCGTTTACAAGGCAAATTACCActttaaatgacaaaaaaaccccattctaGAAATAATTAGACTGGAAGGGAGAACATCTGGGCCAGCCCCCACTCAAGGCTGGGGTTGATTGTGCTGTGCTTGGCAAAGCCCTTCAGATTACATCCTCCAGGGAATGACTTGACAccgattttttttttgagttatCACTATTAATATGTCTTCTACACACTGGTTAAGGGAACTTCTTACCTGAGAatggtttttgttttgcctcTCTTAATCTGACTACAGAGGCCATGCTAAATGTGCTAAGAAAATCAGATTTGTCTTCAGCCTCAGACAAAAGTAACTGGTGGAAGATGGAAACTTGTATCTGAAAACAGGTTGGAGATcacttttgctttaaaataattggTTTGATGCTTTCCCAGATCTCTTTAGACTACTGAAAGTACCCATAACACATGGATTTTGATAGATGCTTCCAAATACTTTGAATTGGAGATGTGTCAAACCcctaaaaattcagttttccttgTTAGTTACCATAACCAACATTGCCCAAGACAGAAATCACCAGTATTACTTtaaactttccctcttcttcaTCCATTACTCACTTCTCTAACTGCTTTTCCACCATCAGTGCTGAAGTTAGTTTTTTCGTGAGGATCCTCAATTTCTGttccatttctttgttttttgattttgttttatacATTTCCAAGGTCATGTCATTGATGGCACTGTAGAAGCTGGTGAAGAGAGAATCAGTGGGAATGCTTAGGAATCAGCTCTTCTCAAAGTCAGAGTTGTTGTTATTCTTTTGTCCACACTTTAAATTAATGACTTAGTTTCCTCTTGATGTTATGGCAGGGGTAAATTTAAATAAGATATACTACGGGAATTTGCTTTCCATAACTAACACAGACTTCCACATGGAAGGGAAAACAGTCCAGCAACCTGAGTAAGTGAGCAAGTGAACAACACAATTGGCACTCTGGTGAATAAAACCACCACGTGCTCCACTCCTGGCTTGCCTCACTGTCATTGAGGGAAACTGTATTCAGTCCCTGAAAAGGCATGGTCACAAGATGTGCCCGGCAGCATCTGAGTACCCTCCTCTTCCCAAGTGGCTCAAAGCTcttccccttccagctcaggaagaGAGATGTAAGTGCCAAGACCCTAAATATCACATAAAAATTGGGTTCCAAGGCAGACTCTGCCTCTTCTTTGCTGCAAGTGTTGCAGTGCCACGGGCCAAAGCCACGCTAGGGAGAGAGGCCCAAGGAGACCAGACTAGCAGATGCCATTTCCCTATGGCAGAGGGAATCTCCTCGCATGAACTGAGGCCAGATGAGACAGACAAGGATgaggagctgaggctggaagACCAGTCACAGTTCCCCAGTCCTTGCCTAAGCAGTGTGAACACCACTGTAGCCTGGGATACCTGGCACAACAGTCCAactggcagcagcctgcagccacTGACcacaaaagcaggagaaaaaggagggatTTAACTCCATCCCAGGCCCTTCTCAGGCTTCAGAGCCTTCCTGTGCCAGGATAACCTAGAGCTAGCATTTTTTGCTCAGTTCCCATGCACTCTAAAGCTGCCCAAGGGGTGAAAAATGAGCCTGACAAAGAAGATTCCTAGTGCAAAGTTTGGACCTGCAGATgtggaaaaacagaggaaaacagcagagaCCCTCACCACGAATGCAGAGTGTGAAGAATTACCTGGTAAGAGAAGTGTCCTCCACGTCAAGTTCTATTGCACTTTGTACCAGGTCAGTGAGGTCATCGTTGGCCTCTTTGGACATACTGCCTTCCAAAAAACTCAGGCTTTCTCCAAGAATATCATGCCAGTAGTCAGCTGGAAAATATACAAACCAAagcagtgattttttaaatattactgCTCTTCTATTGAACTCTTCAAAGCTAGAACCCAATCCCACACTGGAAACTTGGCTACCTGCCTgttgttgggggaaaaaagacacTTTTAAAAAAGGCTTAAACATGCCAAAGTGCTGCCACGTCTCTATTTGTCAGATTCAGTGTATAAAGGGAGAAAGCACTGCTCCATTCCCTCCCTGACCAGTCTGTCTGACATCAGACAAACAAGAGCTCACTCCTGTGCTACAGCAATGAGCACATCCAGGTCACCTTCCCACAAAGCCCACAAGGCTGAGCCTTGTTTGTGGCAGACCCAGGAAGTCTGTCTCCatcattttttgtttggtgcCAAGGCACTTGGAAGGAACAAAAACATCTTCATGTGTACCATGCCAGCCTTTgcacagaaaagtaaaattcCTTCCTGAGAAAAGCCTATGAAGTGACAGTCCTTTATTatgtgttttaaaaacacaCTATGGTCCCCTGAACCACTCACTagctcaaaaaaaacccaaacaaattaaaaaatagtcaCTCTAGGCAGCTTCAGCATGACATAATCATCTCAATGTTGTTTCAGGCTCCCCCAGGGCTTTCCTTAACAGTGGCTTAGCACCAGCTCAGACTCTTGAATGAGCTGCAGGGACATTTCCCTCTCTATCCAGGCAATATTTCCATGCTGTGCTATCCAGCCCAGCAGACTAGGAGGTTTTAGCAATTAACCTGCTTGTCCACATTTATGGCCTGCTCAAGATGGCTTAAAAAACTGTCCTTGAGCAATCTTACGTCACTGTAAATTGTAATAAAAAacgcattaaaaaaaatctgagtctgtttcaaatacatatatttatatatattccaaagTTTTCAACAAATACAATCAATCCACTCAGAACAGCCTGACTCAGGTGGAACTGAGAAATGGAGTTTCAAACTCACCTTCTGCTTCATATTTACTTGTCCTGTCCTTCATGTCCTCTATCAGCAACATAACATCCTTGTCTCTCTCTTCATTGTTCTCCATAATTTCATGCAAAATATCCACTGTCCTTTCATTCACCTCATATTCTGGAATAGGCACACCCCCATATAATTTCTTTAGCCATAAAGTAACCTGCCAGAGAAGGGAGACAAAAGAGCAAGCAATCATgtgaaatgacagaaaatagCTGCTAGATGTGAAGAATGTAAACCACTGCAAACTCTGCACTCCTGAAGAGCAACTCCTACATCAGTCCAGGAGGCATgggtgggaaaaggggagaaaaattcctttccctcttctttaAATACCCACCCTCTGTGGTCTAGAAGAAGACTATATGATATTCTTTTTTATCTCCCTCATTTCTTGGAATACCTGCTTATCTCCATGTGATAAAATGTTACCTTTTTATTCACGTGACCTGTTGGCTACAGACACAGTAACAACCCAATAGATGTTAAATAGGCGTTTGGAAAAATGGTGAACACCGTGTTAAAGTGTGTGGGATAAAAGTGACCGAGCCATCACTGGGAGCAGTCTCTCTGCAGGATAACAGGAGAGAGTCATCACAACGTGAAGCCAAAAGCCCTGCAAAGCAGTTGTACCATCAGAAACAAGGTCAGAAATAAGAGACCAACACAGTGCTCTCAGGTAGGTAGGGCTGTGATCGTGGAACCATGGAAttgtttgggctggaaaagccctccaggatcatcgagtccaagcattcccccagcactgtccAGCCCAACACTGACCCACGGCCCCAAGCGCCACATCCACACGGCTTTTAAATCCCTACAggaatggggactccaccactgccctgggcagctgtgccaggcctggaCAACCTTTTGAGCAAAGAAactttccctaatatccaacctaattAGATTAGAAAGGTTAGATTATGACCAGTAATAACCGAAGAACATGGAAGTTCAACAGCATGTAACGAACATAAACACTTGCGTAAGCCTGACTAATTAACCTGACGGAGAATGGACTCAGCCGTATAACTTTAAGtgtattttttctcctccctcatcctgctGCCGTACGCGTACACAGGCAGCGATGGAGAAAACCACCGCACCATAAGGCGCAAAAAGCACGAAcgatgtgtctgtgtgtgtgtgtgtgcgtgcggaaaactgtgaa
This window encodes:
- the HAUS1 gene encoding HAUS augmin-like complex subunit 1; translated protein: MAAAGTPGGDSFQEKLTRVTLWLKKLYGGVPIPEYEVNERTVDILHEIMENNEERDKDVMLLIEDMKDRTSKYEAEADYWHDILGESLSFLEGSMSKEANDDLTDLVQSAIELDVEDTSLTSFYSAINDMTLEMYKTKSKNKEMEQKLRILTKKLTSALMVEKQLEKDVEELKKSQGIQQAKAETQSKNLKFLEDKSKDLKIRICDAEAKLVARGLDQSLTHEALVKSSEELAALRKEMEPLKTELASYLDLPPSIPLAQVKVEEARKELKALDEELTREIEALPFELT